The Paenibacillus spongiae nucleotide sequence TTTTTTGGTTGATACCTGATGCAGCGGAACGATAGAATGGTAGCAATGGAATCATGTTTCGATAATAAAACCGGAAAGGACGTCTGTCGCCGCCATGCGAGAAATCGATGAAGCACAGCTGCGTGCAATCGCCAGCAGCGCAAACGGTCATGAAGCCGTATTCTTCTACACCCCCTTGTGCGGTACCTGCAAAATCGCGGAACGGATGCTTGACATTATTGAAGCGACCTCCGCTTCGATTCCGATGTACAAACTGAATATTAACTATTCGCCGGCGATGCGCGAGGCATGGAAAATAGCCAGTGTTCCCTGTCTGGTGCTGCTAAAGGACGGCCAGCCGATCCGGAAGGAATATGCGATGCAATCGGTGGATTATTTGTACGGGATGATGAAGGGGCTGAATTAGGTGGTTTACTTATAAGCCGAAAAGGTGAAATAATGGGTTGTGGGTAAAACTGGATTTTAAGATGGTAATGAGGGAGGAGTGTTCCTGTGAGCACAGAATTAGCTGCTGCTTATGTCTGGCATTCACCGCTTGAAACGCCTTACATTATTGCCGGTTTCCCTTGGCTTCAAGCCGAGGGCAAGTACCGCCGTCTTCCTATCGAACCTGCTTTCCCGCTGCCTAGCGCAGTCGACAACCTGGCGAACCATACCGCAGGCGGGCAGATTCGGTTCAGAACCAATTCGCCGAAGCTGGCGATCAAGGTCCGCTTGGCCGGACCGGCCTACATGTATCATATGGCGGCTACCGGACAGTGCGGGTTTGACTGCTACGAGGAACTGGATGGAACGCTGCATTACCGCAGCACGGCCGTTTTCGATACGCAGGCCTTGGAATACGAGGCGGTATTGTTCGAAGGCGGTTCCGCCGAAACCCGGACGATCGTATTGAATTTTCCGTTGTATCAAGGCGTGGAGGAAGTGTCGGTCGGCCTGGAAGCGGGCGCTTCCGTCGAGGCTCCGCCGGCATACGACCCCGGTACGATTCTCGTGTACGGAACGTCGATTACACAGGGAGGCTGCGCTTCCAGACCGGGCCTGTGCTATACCAATGTGCTGAGCCGAAGGATCAACAGGGCATTCGTGAACCTCGGCTTCTCCGGGTCCGGCAAGGGCGAGCCGGAGCTGGCGCATATCCTGGCGACGATTCCCGATCCGGCATGCCTTGTGCTTGACTATGAAGCGAACAGCGTTTCACCGGAGCTGTACGCGCAGACGCTGCCTGAATTTATACGGATTTACCGCGAAGCTCACCCCAAGGTGCCTATTCTGGTGCTTTCGCGCATTTATTTTGCCAAGGAGCTGTTCGACGCCGCATCGCGGGAGATGCAGGAAACCCGAAAGCGGATGCAGATGGAATTGGTCCACTCGCTGCAGAATGCGGGAGACCGGAACATCCATTTTTACGACGGCGAGAAGCTGCTGTCCCGCCACGCCCAGGAATGCTGTGTCGACGGGGTTCATCCCACCGACTTGGGCTTCATGCAGATGGCGGATAACCTGGAGCCGGTGCTGCGCAGGCTGATCAGCCGGGGCTAGCGGGCACTGGAACATTGCGAGCGGAGCGAAGACGGAATAGCCTTACGGGTGCTTAGTGCCTGTAGGGCTATTTTTCATTGTGACCGACCGTGAACAACAGCGACCGTAAGACTATTCGCCTTGCGGGGACTTTGTGAAGACAGGGTCTGATTCTGCACCAATCCAGGCCGTGTACGTACAATAACCTATACGTGAAATTACGCTCCCGGGAGTTGAAGGCCGTGATTATTGTCGCAAACATGAGTACGGAACAACTGAATGAGCAGCCCTTCTCGCAGTTTGAACAAGAGGTC carries:
- a CDS encoding thioredoxin family protein, coding for MREIDEAQLRAIASSANGHEAVFFYTPLCGTCKIAERMLDIIEATSASIPMYKLNINYSPAMREAWKIASVPCLVLLKDGQPIRKEYAMQSVDYLYGMMKGLN
- a CDS encoding SGNH/GDSL hydrolase family protein: MSTELAAAYVWHSPLETPYIIAGFPWLQAEGKYRRLPIEPAFPLPSAVDNLANHTAGGQIRFRTNSPKLAIKVRLAGPAYMYHMAATGQCGFDCYEELDGTLHYRSTAVFDTQALEYEAVLFEGGSAETRTIVLNFPLYQGVEEVSVGLEAGASVEAPPAYDPGTILVYGTSITQGGCASRPGLCYTNVLSRRINRAFVNLGFSGSGKGEPELAHILATIPDPACLVLDYEANSVSPELYAQTLPEFIRIYREAHPKVPILVLSRIYFAKELFDAASREMQETRKRMQMELVHSLQNAGDRNIHFYDGEKLLSRHAQECCVDGVHPTDLGFMQMADNLEPVLRRLISRG